In Rhodothermales bacterium, one genomic interval encodes:
- a CDS encoding efflux RND transporter periplasmic adaptor subunit, whose amino-acid sequence MSKPVRRILLGLLFLVIILALAWPKIRQTPSTAASGAPAPAGERPLEVQGLVIVSERLSDRIFTTGTIRANEEIEVHSEISGKITSIHFQEGSAMRLGDLLVKINDSELQAQFRKAEYRVTLASEREIRQKQLYEKGGISLEEYESTLNELNVLKADVELIQAQIAKSEIRAPFDGIVGLRRVSDGSYISPATVITTLQDVDPVKIDFSIPERYAQRVAVGDGIEFSVEGIAESLRGAVYALEPRIDANTRTLLLRARSPNPGRRLLPGAFADIVLVFDEIPDALAVPAIAIIPELGGKKVYVVENGKAVSRMVETGIRTEDRVQILSGLATNDTLLVSGVQLLRPGLSVRVQVLPP is encoded by the coding sequence ATGAGTAAACCTGTCAGGCGTATACTGCTCGGCCTGCTGTTCCTGGTCATCATCCTGGCACTTGCCTGGCCCAAAATCAGACAAACCCCGTCGACCGCCGCCAGCGGTGCACCCGCGCCCGCCGGCGAGCGCCCCCTCGAGGTTCAGGGTCTGGTCATCGTCTCCGAGCGACTTAGCGACCGCATCTTCACTACCGGCACCATCCGCGCGAACGAGGAGATCGAAGTACACAGCGAGATCTCGGGCAAGATCACCAGCATCCACTTCCAGGAAGGCAGCGCCATGCGTCTGGGCGATCTACTCGTCAAGATCAACGATAGCGAGTTGCAGGCGCAGTTCCGTAAGGCCGAGTATCGCGTCACACTGGCCAGTGAACGAGAGATCCGCCAGAAGCAGCTCTACGAAAAGGGCGGGATCAGCCTCGAGGAATACGAGTCCACGCTGAACGAACTCAACGTCTTAAAGGCAGACGTGGAACTAATCCAGGCGCAAATCGCGAAAAGTGAGATCCGAGCGCCATTTGATGGCATCGTAGGGTTACGCCGGGTGAGTGATGGGAGCTACATCTCGCCGGCGACGGTGATCACCACCCTGCAGGATGTCGACCCCGTCAAGATCGACTTCTCCATTCCCGAGCGGTACGCGCAGCGCGTGGCCGTCGGGGACGGCATCGAGTTCAGCGTCGAAGGCATCGCCGAGTCCCTGCGCGGCGCCGTATACGCCCTCGAACCCCGGATCGACGCCAACACCCGGACCCTCCTGCTCCGCGCCCGGAGTCCGAATCCGGGGCGCCGGCTGCTGCCCGGGGCGTTCGCGGATATCGTCCTCGTCTTCGACGAGATCCCGGACGCCCTCGCCGTGCCGGCCATCGCCATCATCCCGGAGCTCGGCGGGAAGAAAGTCTATGTCGTGGAAAACGGCAAGGCGGTTTCGCGCATGGTTGAAACCGGCATCCGAACCGAAGACCGCGTCCAGATTCTGAGCGGATTGGCCACCAACGACACCCTGCTGGTGTCCGGCGTCCAGCTCCTCCGCCCCGGGCTGTCCGTGCGGGTGCAGGTACTGCCTCCCTGA